From a region of the Anaerolineales bacterium genome:
- a CDS encoding BCD family MFS transporter: protein MIRLGLRQFAAGMLSILVLGILNRVMKVEMGLPLGLIGLVIGIHYFAALVAIPYGHRSDSRPFRGFHRTPYILAGATLTVLATAAAPFGALWMQDQAGSPASALLTGLIFLAFGFGIYSAGTAYLSLLADLTHEDLRPRAVSIIWSMMMLGILAGVFLGVWILDAYSPDRLVILFLIVGVSVAVLTVTAVAGTEPRGGSRAASNALPLRHAWGLLQHSQQTRRFFLFLMLGIFFLFLQQVVLEPYGGDVFGLDIRATTLFNAYQMVGVLSGMAVAGGWLARRIGNKLTAGAGLVLASLSFALLAISSWLHQPGWLAPAIVVMGLGMGLFNIGGLALMMGMAVNRLTGLYMGAWTLAQALGNGLASVGGGLLFALALRILGDQASAYASVFVIEAIGLLATTALLGRISLSVFRRETESSLQTSPA, encoded by the coding sequence TTGATCCGACTGGGCCTTCGGCAGTTCGCCGCCGGGATGCTCTCGATCCTCGTCCTCGGTATCCTGAACCGGGTCATGAAGGTCGAAATGGGCCTGCCGCTCGGCCTGATTGGCCTGGTCATCGGCATCCACTACTTCGCTGCATTGGTGGCCATTCCCTATGGCCACCGCTCCGACTCACGACCCTTCCGGGGCTTCCACCGAACGCCCTATATCCTTGCGGGTGCAACCCTGACGGTCCTGGCCACGGCGGCCGCGCCATTCGGCGCCCTGTGGATGCAGGACCAGGCGGGATCCCCGGCCTCCGCCCTGCTGACGGGCCTGATCTTTCTAGCCTTCGGCTTCGGCATCTACTCGGCCGGCACGGCCTACCTGTCTTTGCTGGCAGATCTGACACACGAAGACCTCCGGCCGCGGGCCGTGTCCATCATCTGGTCGATGATGATGCTCGGGATCCTGGCCGGGGTCTTTCTCGGGGTGTGGATCCTGGATGCGTACTCCCCCGACCGCCTCGTGATATTGTTCCTCATCGTCGGCGTCTCCGTGGCCGTGCTGACCGTAACCGCTGTCGCCGGGACGGAACCGCGGGGCGGATCCAGGGCCGCATCCAATGCCCTGCCGCTTCGCCATGCTTGGGGTTTGCTGCAACACAGCCAACAAACACGGCGCTTCTTCCTCTTCCTGATGCTCGGAATCTTCTTTCTCTTCTTGCAGCAGGTCGTGCTTGAGCCGTATGGCGGGGACGTCTTCGGCCTGGACATCCGCGCGACCACGCTCTTCAATGCCTACCAGATGGTCGGGGTGCTCTCCGGCATGGCTGTGGCTGGCGGCTGGCTCGCCCGCCGGATCGGCAACAAGCTGACAGCCGGCGCCGGGCTGGTCTTGGCATCGCTGTCTTTCGCTCTCCTGGCCATCTCCAGCTGGCTGCACCAGCCGGGCTGGCTGGCGCCGGCGATCGTTGTCATGGGCCTGGGGATGGGCCTATTCAACATCGGCGGGCTAGCGCTGATGATGGGGATGGCGGTCAACCGTCTGACCGGACTGTACATGGGCGCCTGGACGTTGGCACAGGCGCTGGGCAATGGCCTGGCGTCGGTCGGCGGAGGATTGCTGTTTGCCCTTGCCCTGAGGATCCTGGGAGACCAGGCGTCGGCCTACGCCAGCGTGTTCGTGATCGAGGCGATCGGGCTGCTGGCGACGACGGCGCTGCTTGGCCGCATCAGCCTAAGCGTTTTCCGGCGAGAGACGGAGAGCTCGCTCCAGACCTCCCCGGCCTGA
- a CDS encoding MoaD/ThiS family protein codes for MIVVRVPSALRPYTEGQKEISLEAKSVEHALGALTDSYPALKTHLYDETGALRPYVNLFVNEEDVRSLQGAATPLHPGDRLMIVPSIAGGKEAEPLPLQPVAHSACRSFRSAHPSSLVWATPGGYSPCRLPSSSMLRAERAA; via the coding sequence ATGATCGTTGTTCGCGTTCCTTCTGCACTGCGCCCGTACACCGAGGGCCAGAAGGAGATATCCCTGGAGGCCAAATCGGTCGAGCACGCCCTAGGTGCGCTGACCGACAGTTATCCTGCGCTGAAGACCCACCTGTATGACGAGACTGGCGCACTGCGTCCGTATGTCAACCTGTTCGTCAACGAGGAGGACGTTCGCAGCCTGCAGGGCGCCGCAACGCCCTTGCACCCCGGCGACCGGCTGATGATTGTCCCAAGCATCGCCGGCGGGAAGGAGGCCGAGCCTCTCCCGCTGCAGCCGGTGGCCCACAGCGCCTGCAGATCCTTCAGGTCGGCGCATCCCAGCAGCCTCGTCTGGGCGACGCCTGGAGGGTACTCGCCGTGCCGACTACCTTCCTCATCGATGCTCAGGGCCGAGCGCGCGGCGTGA
- the moeB gene encoding molybdopterin-synthase adenylyltransferase MoeB: MPVPTSHPLSNEEILRYSRHLLMSEVGLAGQQKLKDSSILIIGTGGLGSPVSMYLAAAGVGRIGLVDYDRVDFTNLQRQIVHGTSTLGERKVESARRRLLDINPAVQIDVYDEPFTSENAFRIADPYHLLIDGTDNFPTRYLVNDLCVLTHKPDIYGSIFRFEGQVSVFWADRGPCYRCLFPEPPPPGLVPSCAEGGVFGVLPGTIGTLQATEALKVLLGIGRPLIGKLLVYEALSMSFDELRLKKNPRCRVCSAEPEITRLIDYEAFCGVPGHDREGDGLPSEWEVEPIEVSRRLAAGEALLLVDVREPHELEISRIPGADLIPLGQLASRLHELDSAREMVVFCKSGTRSARALELLAGAGFRKVKNLRGGINAWAQQVDPTLPLY; the protein is encoded by the coding sequence ATGCCGGTTCCCACGAGCCACCCCCTCTCCAACGAAGAGATTCTTCGCTACTCCCGTCATCTGCTGATGTCAGAAGTCGGCCTGGCGGGACAGCAGAAGTTGAAGGATTCATCCATCCTGATCATCGGCACCGGCGGACTGGGCTCCCCGGTGTCCATGTACCTGGCAGCTGCCGGCGTCGGACGCATCGGGCTGGTCGACTATGACCGGGTAGACTTCACCAACCTGCAGCGCCAGATCGTCCACGGCACCTCGACCCTGGGGGAACGCAAGGTGGAATCGGCCCGCCGCCGGCTGCTGGACATCAACCCCGCCGTCCAGATCGACGTCTACGACGAGCCGTTTACCTCGGAGAACGCCTTCCGCATCGCAGATCCCTACCACCTGCTCATTGACGGGACCGACAACTTCCCCACCCGCTACCTGGTCAATGATCTGTGTGTTCTCACCCACAAGCCGGACATCTACGGGTCGATCTTCCGCTTCGAGGGGCAGGTCAGCGTGTTCTGGGCCGATCGCGGCCCGTGCTACCGCTGCCTGTTCCCTGAGCCCCCACCTCCCGGGCTGGTCCCTTCCTGCGCCGAAGGCGGCGTGTTCGGGGTGCTGCCGGGGACGATCGGGACGCTGCAGGCCACCGAGGCGCTGAAGGTGCTGCTCGGCATCGGGCGCCCGCTGATCGGAAAACTCCTGGTATACGAAGCGCTGTCGATGTCGTTTGACGAGTTGAGGCTGAAGAAGAACCCGCGCTGCAGAGTGTGCTCGGCCGAGCCGGAAATCACCCGGCTGATCGACTACGAGGCTTTCTGCGGGGTACCCGGCCACGACCGAGAAGGAGATGGCCTGCCGTCGGAGTGGGAGGTCGAGCCGATTGAAGTCTCACGCCGCCTAGCAGCAGGCGAGGCTTTGCTGCTCGTCGACGTGCGCGAGCCACACGAACTGGAGATCTCCCGGATCCCGGGCGCCGACCTGATCCCTCTAGGCCAATTGGCTTCGCGGCTGCACGAGCTGGACAGTGCCCGTGAGATGGTCGTGTTCTGCAAGTCCGGCACCCGCTCGGCGCGAGCACTGGAACTGCTCGCCGGCGCCGGCTTCCGCAAGGTCAAGAACCTGCGCGGCGGGATCAACGCCTGGGCCCAGCAGGTCGATCCGACTCTCCCGCTGTACTAG
- the bfr gene encoding bacterioferritin: MKGNPKIFAALNMLLADELTSISQYMVHSETCANWGYDKLHAAIEKRAIDEMHHAEWLIARLILLEGAPVVSKLNPIKIGANVVDMAKNDLEAELVAIKGYNESIGVAHEVADQATVDLLTKILKDEENHAHWSEVQLAQVAQMGLESYLSMQSSGASA, translated from the coding sequence ATGAAAGGCAATCCCAAGATTTTCGCTGCCCTCAATATGCTGCTGGCCGACGAGCTGACCTCCATCAGCCAATACATGGTCCACTCCGAGACGTGCGCCAATTGGGGTTATGACAAGCTGCATGCGGCGATCGAGAAGCGGGCCATCGACGAAATGCATCACGCTGAGTGGCTCATCGCCCGGCTTATCCTGCTCGAGGGCGCCCCCGTCGTCTCGAAACTCAACCCGATAAAGATCGGCGCCAATGTCGTGGATATGGCCAAGAACGACCTGGAAGCCGAACTGGTGGCGATCAAGGGCTACAACGAATCCATCGGCGTGGCACACGAAGTCGCCGACCAGGCGACTGTCGACCTGCTCACCAAAATCCTGAAGGACGAAGAGAACCACGCTCATTGGTCTGAGGTCCAGCTCGCCCAGGTGGCTCAAATGGGCCTGGAGAGCTACCTCTCGATGCAGTCCAGCGGCGCCTCAGCCTGA
- a CDS encoding M67 family metallopeptidase: MTLSLPRSLLDRIWDDGQAHYPEEGAGLILGSLYGDHRLASSLLPLANSFEATARGRRYRLGAADMLRAEAEADRLELDILGVYHSHPDHPPLPSEYDCQWALPFYSYVITSVRQGRAVESRCWRLTEDRAEMVEQALEILPEEAS; the protein is encoded by the coding sequence ATGACGTTGTCGCTGCCGCGGTCCTTGCTGGATCGGATATGGGACGACGGCCAGGCTCACTATCCCGAAGAGGGAGCCGGGTTGATTCTGGGCAGCCTGTACGGTGACCATCGGCTGGCGTCGAGCCTGCTCCCGCTGGCGAACTCGTTCGAAGCAACCGCCCGCGGCCGCCGCTACCGGCTGGGGGCCGCCGACATGCTTCGCGCCGAAGCCGAGGCCGACCGCCTCGAGCTCGACATCCTGGGCGTGTATCACTCGCATCCCGATCACCCGCCTCTCCCGTCGGAGTACGACTGCCAGTGGGCTCTGCCCTTCTACTCCTACGTCATCACCAGCGTCCGGCAGGGGCGCGCTGTCGAGAGCCGCTGCTGGCGGCTGACAGAGGACCGCGCCGAAATGGTCGAGCAAGCGCTGGAGATCCTGCCCGAGGAGGCCTCATGA